The Flavobacterium piscisymbiosum genome includes a region encoding these proteins:
- a CDS encoding PcfK-like family protein, with product MKTTDNFKKVISDHLELVASNDALFAETLKKESKNIEGCVNYILSEVQKSGCSGFTDDEIFGMAIHYYDEDNIKPGKSFSGNVVVNHHVELTEDDIKKAKEKAISQVVTEEKERLKKKANLKKQDATQTVQAELF from the coding sequence ATGAAAACCACAGATAATTTTAAAAAAGTAATAAGCGACCACCTTGAATTGGTCGCTTCAAATGATGCATTATTTGCAGAAACATTAAAAAAAGAAAGCAAAAATATTGAGGGATGCGTTAATTATATTTTATCAGAAGTTCAGAAAAGCGGTTGTTCGGGATTTACAGATGATGAAATTTTTGGAATGGCGATTCATTATTATGATGAAGATAATATTAAGCCTGGGAAATCTTTTTCCGGAAATGTCGTAGTGAATCATCATGTTGAGCTTACTGAGGATGATATAAAGAAAGCAAAGGAAAAGGCTATCTCACAAGTTGTAACTGAAGAAAAGGAAAGATTAAAAAAGAAAGCAAATCTAAAAAAACAAGATGCAACTCAAACCGTTCAAGCTGAATTATTCTAG